One Oncorhynchus keta strain PuntledgeMale-10-30-2019 chromosome 34, Oket_V2, whole genome shotgun sequence genomic window, TTCccattccagcatgacaatgctccctTGCACAAAGCAAGATCCGTACAGAAATGTTTTTTCCGAGGTGTCgatgaagaacttgactggcctgcagagccCAGACCTCAACACCATTAAACCTGGGGATGAATTGCAACGCTGACTGCGATCcgggcctaatcacccaacactacgaatgctcgtggctgaatggaagcaagaacCCACAGCAATCTTCCAAAATCTAGTGAAAAGTCTTCCCATAAGAGTGgcggctgttattgcagcaatggAAGGGCGACCAACTCCATAATTTTCTAATGAGATGATCGACGAGCAGGTTTCTACATAGTTTCTTATTACACACAAACAAATATTACCAATAAGGCACATTAAAAGTTAAGGTAAAAAGTCAGATGAACAGAATTAAACGTGTCCTACAATACCCAtaggccagtttattaggtacaccaggCCACACGCATTTCCTACAGACCGCGAGTCACATAACtttggcttgctatataaagcatgCAGGCATCGAGACATTGTTATTGTTCAATTGAAAGTTAGAAGAAAACAAGAGTGACCTAAGCGAcgcagaacggcatctcagaaCGCACAACTCGTTGATGCTTGTCACCGATGGACTATTGCAGCAGacaaccacaccgggttccactcctataaGTTAAACACACGAAGAAGCGGCTCCAGTGAGCACACAATCACCAATACTGGACAACAGAGTAGAAAAACCATCACCTGGAAAAATTACCGCGAGTTCAGTTTACTCAAGAGCATCTTTGGAACGGCCGTTTGCAGTAGGAACGTACCGCCCGCCGCCCAATCTGCGTGATGCCATTGCACCAGCATGGTCCATTATCGTTGTGGAACACTTGACACCATGTAGAATAAATAGCCTGAAGAATAACGGCTGttctggaggaggggagggcgaCCCTGGTAATAGATAGATAAGTGTACCTAACAAACTGTCCGGTGTCTCGTCCATACTTTCAAGGGAGCGATATCTTTGTACAACCCAAATGATTGAGAAAAGTTAAAACTTAacatgtttaatccacagagaaaaCACTGCTGCAAGAATTGAACAAACAAAATAAAAACGGATTTAAAAAAATGCAGACTTTAGTTACATCAAATGTACAAAAATAATAGCAGTAAACTTGATGGCTAGATATCACTGCAAACTCCAGATGGATAACTTGTTCTCTTATAAATGGGTTTTTGCACTCAATTTCTATAGCCAGAGGTTAATACCTGTTAGCTCAAAACAAGCAGTACCATGACATTTCATAGTTGACCAATTCTTATGCACTGAACTTAATTCCATTGGGTTCTCAAATAATATAATTAAACAGATATGAAGGTAAATTAAAAACAGACAATTTTCTTTAGAGGTGAATGAAACTGAACTAACAAAAATGACTATCCATCTGTAGGGACAACCAGCTCTGTTGAATGGTATCAGCCCAGAGATAACATGATAACTCAACTAATGAACCGAGGTGGGGTGTGTAATAGCCACTCACTAGATGCCATATTCAAAAACATCTTTAGCTACAGAATAACAGGGTTTGAGGGTGGTGGGGTCCTAGGATCTGGAGCGAGATCGGGACACAGATCTCGAGTAGGAGCGGCGACAGGCCTGTTTCTGGGAGCCAGAAGAGGGGTGGAAGTCCTTGACGGGGCTGGGGGATTTGGACTGGGACTTTGTGTCTTTGGGCCTGGATCTGGGatgagagggggagcgggaggcGGAGCGGTTACGAGACGGGGGTGCGTGGTGCATCCTGTGGTGTTCACGTGGAGGGCCCCGGTACCTGGTAGAAAAAAGGAAGATGGGATATGAACAGGACAATCAGTCAacacactaatgaatacaccGGCTTGACAAATGGTGTTCTGAAAACACATAGGCCTATGCAGTATAAATGCAATCGTATTGCACTGTGCCGTGTTAGGTAAGTCAGAATACGGAGTCGTATACATTGGTCTACCTGTTATTTTCATGGCTTCTGCTTCGCCTGTGCCTGCCATTTGACCGAGAGCTGTAGAGAGAAAAGTGAAAGTAAGAACCAGTCTGCATACAAAGGCATTTCGGTCTGCAATGAATGCCCCTTGGGAAGAAGACTTGACAAGTGAAACAGTGGTTTCGTTTCAGTGTCAGAGGAACTCACTCTCTCGGGCTCTCTGACCTCCGAGGACGGCGGTCGCAGGAAGGGCTGCGCGACCGGCGCCTTTCGTAGCTGCGACTGCGTCTGCGTCGGCCATCGCCGCGTTCGTAGTCGTCGTAGCGGGAGAAGGAGCTGCTGCGGGACCCTCTGCGAGGAGAGCTCTCCTTAGTCTTCATCTGGTTGGGGGCTGGAGGGACAAGAGTCATTCAAATTAAATACTGGGCACAAGGAGTTGAGCAAGAAGGGTTTTAATTATAATTTTGCATGCAGGTTGGCAATGATTTTTACTAGTCTGAGACTCAAGTCAAGATATTACCGCTAAAAGTGATGTAGGCTTAGTTAGACTCTCCTTAGATTCTTGGGTAAACTGTTCCGACAGTGAAACGTACAATTCACGTTGAATTGATTGGTAGGTAGTAAATAGTGCATTTATACAGGGCACCTAAATAAAACCCATTCTTACTTTTTCGGTCACCCTGTGCAAACTGGATCTCGATCTGTCGACCACACACCCACTTGTGGTCCAGGTTGTGGAGGGCATCCTCTGCATCTCGCACGTCCTCGAATGTGCTACAGACTGTTAAggctttttacttttacttgtgGAAAGGGGTGTGGGAATGGGGAGACATGTACTTTAATTAAGTAAAGAGGCTGGTACCTCCAATTGTGTGCCAACATGGGATAATAGTAACCTAAAAGATTAAAAACAACATGAAGCTGAAACTTTTCAAATTTCGGGGAGGTAATGAGAACAAAGGCTATACAAATGCAACATAGAAATCTTATTTCAGTAAACTTGTATACACTTAAAGGTATCATACAGATATGATTTTCTTGCTCTTTTGTACAGAGAACAAACACACAGAGTAAAATATTTGGAGGTGAAGAGCAAGGCTTCTATTTGGTAGGATACAAAACATTAAGCTTGTTACCTTTAACATGCTTGACCTTTGAGCTTCACCTTGACCATAACACTAACTGCTTGCCAGAAGAACTTGATTTCTGGCTTGTCTTAGAAAATAAAAGGATGTTTTGGGCTTCGGCAGACAAATGGAAGCCTTCAtgctctcttttctcctccttgTATCTTCATGCTTTAACTTTGCTCTGTGTTCTTTTCCCACTATTTCGTGTCGCCCGAAATCATTATGGTCCCTTTGGCTTGAAGCTACTCTACACCAGCCTTTACATTCTTTGTTGGGGTTTCTCCAGAACTGTACGTCGAACATTTCTAGGGTAACAGAAGCAATTTATTTGAGAGAGGAAATGTTGATTAATGTCTGTACACATTTTACTATGTTTGAATGTTAATGTTCCCCTCCCATGAACCAGTATAGCCTATTTTTAGGACAAATATACAATAATTACTTCAAAACAGTAGGCAAACTCAAGACGTGTGACATCGTCAACATGACCCCCACGTGTGAATAATAATAATGCCCCGAATGAAAGACATGTTCATTAATACATTACATCAGGAGAAAGGATATTGAATGTAAGCAAATCCTCTTGGTCGCCGTGTAGAGAAGTCAAGTGGAATGTAGACATCTACAATAGGCCCATAACGACCAAATTCACGGCGTAGTTCCTCTGGCCTAAAGTGTTATGAAATGACATGACATTTAGTTTAATGGCCAGTAAAGTACAACCCTATTAGGCAAATATTAAACCAGTGTGATTCGAAGTTCAAACCTGCAACTGTGGCCAATAAGAGAACCTTCAGATTCAACTAAATTGTCTTAATACTTACCATAGAAATGTGGGTATAAAATGTGACATCGGACAAGAGGTATTTCATGCACTACAAGCCAGGTAGATGgaagcctgagtgccagtctgtctGTGCCATCATGCCAACTCCTGTCACTCATTGTCATGTTTGGCATGCATGCAAGTTAAGCCCAGGTACTGGTTCTCCATGATATGGAGTTGGCAAAAGAGCAGAAACAGACAGTCAACcagtgatgtaaagtacttaagtagtactttatttttacttaagtcgtttttaggggtatttatatttttacgacttttactttactacattcttgaaaatgtatttttttacttTTTCCCTGACACCCCAAAGTACTTTTTGAATGCTTAAGCAGGACAAGCAGGACAAGAaaacccctggtcatcccttattgcatctgatctgacagactcactaaacacaaatgctttgtaaATTATGCCTGAGGTCCTGTGCCCCCCTTgctatccgtaaattaaaaattaaaaaagatTAAAATTGTGCCGTATGGTTCTTAATATAAAGATTTATATTTATACTTTCAATGCGTACTATTTATGGAATTACATttccttttgatacttaagtatatttaaaacctatttaaaaatatatttttttactgggtgacttgaGTCGTTTTCTATTgaggtatatttacttttactatgACAACTGGGTCATTTTTTTCCCACCAATGTCGGCAACCTGGCAGATAGATGGATGGCCAGCTAAATCAGGTTATTCATAGTTGGTTCAAACAACTCTCCTGTTTTTGTGCACACCACTATATTTGGTGCAAACTCATGTGCAGCCTAGCAGacatgctaacgttagcttgctaagCTTTGTATCAAAGCTATAAGTAGATCAGCGAACTTTTTCAGATAACGTTAGTTGGATAGCTAAACTAGTTTAATTTTGTATATGGTGAAAAACGTTAAGGCAACAGACAACACTTAGCTACACGTTTTCATTgtaaatgctagctagctaaaatcagTAAACAACAgtttagccacctagctaacgtagCTGTACCTCGCACGCCCGAATGATTCTATCATAGCTACCTGGATTCGTCGGAGATGTTTCTAATGAAGAGTGATGGGTTAGGTGGTCTCATGTACCTAGCCATTGTAAAATATTGTTATTACGGTTGAAATTTCCAATCTAATTTAATATCAGTAAATTATAGGACTTGTTCTAGCTGTAGCAAAAAGCAGCGAGGTAGTCTCATCAATTGGCGAACAGAGGCCAGCGCGCAGGCTCAAATACCATTATTTTAGCCCAGCCCACCAGGGGTGGCCTGGGCATCTGGTATTTTGGGCAAAGGAGTGTTTAGATGTTAAATGATGAGTATCCACGGCCGGCCCGCTAATTAGGCAAGATTAGGGCGAgtgggcactgcatctcagtgcaagaggcgtcacaacagtccctggttcgaatccaggctgcatcacatcccgccgtgattgggagtcccatagggcagcgacacttggcccagcgtcgtccgggtttggtcgtcatcgtaaataagaatttgttcttaactgacttgcctagttaaaaaggttcaataataaagacaacacacaacctcacatagggtgtgttcgtaaattcaaccTGGAGTGGCAGAGGTGctcagagtgcgctctgggcatttgtaaattcagagtaTTGTCAGATTCTCCGAATTTATGAATGGACAATTTCGCTAAGAGTGCATACTGGACTCTacggccgaggagtagggttgatccgagccgTTCTGACCACtcaatggggtattgtgtgtagattgaggggggaaagGATTTaagtcaattttagaataaggctgtaacgtaacaaaatgtggaaaacgtcaaggggtctgaatactttcaaatACACTGTATATGAAAGTTAAATTTCCAAACCCGTATCACTAGGGATAATTAATAATGCTTATAAATGTTAAAACAGTGTCGATAGTTCACATATATCCAGCTGTCCTCCATACCATCAACTAGGAACCCAAGACAGGCACTGGCTGTAAAGTCACCTTGGGCACCCTTGGGTTGGAGAGCTAAGGTCACTGCAGAAATGATTTAGACTACTATCTAAAAAACATAGGAAAAGGACAAAATTAGAGTTTTGCATGTTTGGGGTAGGCCTGGTTTGGGAGAGTTGTGTGGAAGGGTTTCGAGCACTGAGGTATTTCAGCGTCCAACGTGGTCGACCGTTGTTTTCAACGTAATCTACTCACATTCGCATACTCCGTTTCGGGGTCGCTGCAATCTGCTTTACATAGTCAATAATACCTTAGTGCACTGGAACAAGCATGAGCATCAACAACGTCGTCCAGAAGCATGGCAGACATTGGATGAATATTAAGTGTTTTTTGGCACAAAGGTGAGaggtttccactagataacacagcccAAACAAGTTGAAATTGGCTACATCGTAAACATGTATGACAACAAAAATATGCTTTTTAGGGTTAAGTttcaaatcagattttaagaCACAATGTAGAAATAGGTGGGGTGTTGTCTTTGTGCCtgtgctaactagtgttagcccCTGTTCTCCAGTAATCTGAAGAGGTATGCAGCAGTGACTGGGACTGGAAATCGACCATAGAATTTTTCTCAAAGCCACCAGCCCATTTTATTTAGCCTCATACGAACCATCCTGTT contains:
- the LOC118373627 gene encoding serine/arginine-rich splicing factor 10-like isoform X1, which gives rise to MARYMRPPNPSLFIRNISDESRPEELRREFGRYGPIVDVYIPLDFSTRRPRGFAYIQFEDVRDAEDALHNLDHKWVCGRQIEIQFAQGDRKTPNQMKTKESSPRRGSRSSSFSRYDDYERGDGRRRRSRSYERRRSRSPSCDRRPRRSESPRDSRSNGRHRRSRSHENNRYRGPPREHHRMHHAPPSRNRSASRSPSHPRSRPKDTKSQSKSPSPVKDFHPSSGSQKQACRRSYSRSVSRSRSRS
- the LOC118373627 gene encoding serine/arginine-rich splicing factor 10-like isoform X2 codes for the protein MSHFIPTFLWPEELRREFGRYGPIVDVYIPLDFSTRRPRGFAYIQFEDVRDAEDALHNLDHKWVCGRQIEIQFAQGDRKTPNQMKTKESSPRRGSRSSSFSRYDDYERGDGRRRRSRSYERRRSRSPSCDRRPRRSESPRDSRSNGRHRRSRSHENNRYRGPPREHHRMHHAPPSRNRSASRSPSHPRSRPKDTKSQSKSPSPVKDFHPSSGSQKQACRRSYSRSVSRSRSRS